The window CCGAAGATTCCCGTGAATGAGTATCTCACGCGCCTCCGTCCGCCCGCTCTGCAATTCCTCGAACAAGGTCCGCATATACGAAGCCGACAGGATCGGCAATCTGGACGTATTCACACCGCAAATTTCTACTTTATTGATCATAGCAATAACCCCCTGCAATCTTCCTACAAAAAGATTATTGCCTTCATTTTCCTGTTTTATACCATTTCTTCAAAAAGATGGCAGGTATGTATCGACCTGCTTTCTTTGTACGCTATCCTATTCCGCCCGCATAAATTCCTTGCGCAATCGACGAATGATACGTTTCTCCAGTCGCGATATGTACGACTGCGAAATCCCGATCTGCTCTGCTACCTCTGTTTGCGTTCGTTCTTCTCCGTCTTTGCCCAAACCGAAGCGCATACGCATGATGAGTTGATCGCGTGGTGACAGCTTCTGCATCGCCTCGCGCAAAAACTTCTTGTCGGCTTCTTCTTCGACCGTACGTGCGATAAGATCGTTCTCTGTCCCGAGCACATCGGATAATAACAGTTCATTGCCGTCCCAATCAATATTGAGCGGTTCATCAAGCGACACCTCACTGCGCAATTTATGATTTTTGCGCAAATACATCAGTATCTCATTCTCGATACAACGCGATGCATACGTTGCCAGCTTTATTTTTTTGAGTGGATCGAACGTATTGACCGCCTTGATAAGCCCGATCGTTCCGATGCTCACCAAGTCTTCGATGCCGATACCCGTGTTCTCGAATTTGCGCGCAATATAGACGACGAGCCTCAAATTGCGCTCGATGAAGATACTCCTCACACTGTTATCGCCCGCCTGCATCCGAAACAGAAGTTCATCCTCCTCTTCACGTTTGAGCGGCGGCGGCAGTACCTCTGCACTGCCGACATAATAAACACCATCACTTTTTATGATACCGAGCCGCATCAACCACCTTTTGACAGCGATATTGAGCTTCGCTTTCCATTCCTTCAGGATACCCACGTTCGTTCCCCCTTCACAGTTTCCCCTTCCGCAAGCAGACGGCTCGGCACGATCGCCTCATATCTACCGTCTGCTGACAGCTTGCTGTCCGTCACAGCAACGATACAATCGTTTGCATGATACCGCACACCGCCCGCTTCTATGAGCACCTCATCGACACGGATACCGACGAGCATATGTCCCGCACCATCTATCGTCTGATACGAAGACAACGACAGCCGTTTCTGCCAAAGTACATCGTCACAGAAAGCAAGATCGCGCACCCACTCACATTCCTTCCGCATATCGAAATAACGAGATGCCTTTCCCAAGAGAGATGGAATAGCATGCTTCTCAACAACGATAACAGGCGTACGACGAATCGGTGATGCCAACAGATTGCCCGTATCAATAAGCCCCTCAAACGTATCTCTTCGCCCTTCGCAAATTGCCGTCACACGCACAAAATAAGGTGCGCGCCCCGCCCGCTCCATCGACCTCCTAAGACAAAAAAACACGACCGATGCTCCGATCAGGATACCACTGCTCACTTCGCTGAACGCAGGCAAGATATGTCCCGTCAGCATGTTCTGTCCGATCGACAGCCAGCCGAGTACAGCCCCACCGATGACAAACGATACGAGATAAAAAACGGCAGTCGCAAACAAAAACGCACGCCACGATCGATAGCCGAATACGATGAATATCAAGAGAAAAGAAACGAATCCTCGGACAAGTATATCCTGCGGTATCAAAGTACCGTCCGCGAGAACATAACAGCCTCCCGCAAACGCACCGAGCCATATTCGCAGCCAAGAAGCACGAATACCGACAGCGACCGATGTCAAAAATAAGATAAGACCGTTGACCACCACATTAAAAAAGAGCAGGATATCCCAATAGATGACCATAGAATCGCCTTCTCTCCGTAGATTCACGTTCTCAGCATATCAAATAAAAAAAGCAAACTTTGTAAATACGAGGCCGAACATAAAAAAATAGCACCCTACATCAGTAGGATGCTATCTTCAAGCAGGTTCACTGCCTATGTTTTATTTTTTTGCTTTCATCCAATCGGGAACTTTGAGATCGGAGTTAGCTTTGTTTCTGTCAAAAGAAGTGATGACCGGTTTTGCAATGTTAGCCGGGTTGTCCGTATCGAAGCCCGTTGCGATGACCGTAACTTTTACAGCGTCTTCAAGCGTATCGTCGATGGACGTACCGAAGATAATGTTTGCTTCCGGATCAGCGATCGATTGAACGACTTCTGCTGCAGCCGTAACTTCGAAGATACCGAGGTTAGCACTGCCCGTGATGTTGAAGAGGATACCACGTGCACCGCTGATGGACGTTTCCATGAGCGGGCTCTTGATTGCCGCTTCAGCAGCTTTTACAGCAGCATCGTCGCCGCTTGCAAGACCGATACCCATGAGTGCAGAACCCGTTTCTTTCATAACGGATTTTACGTCAGCAAAGTCAACGTTGATTTCGCCCGGAACAGCGATAAGGTCGGAGATACCTTGTACACCCTGACGAAGAACATCGTTCGAGATGTTGAACGCATCTTTGAGCGTCGTACGTTTTTCCGATACCTGCAAAAGACGGTCGTTCGGAATAACGATGATCGCGTCAACACATTCTTTCAAGCGAGCGATACCTTCTTCAGCCTGCAATTTTCTTTTTTTACCTTCAAAGGAGAACGGTTTCGTTACGAATGCGACCGTAAGTGCACCCAATTCTTTTGCACAAGAAGCGATGACCGGAGCAGAGCCCGTACCCGTACCGCCGCCCATACCGGCAGTGATGAATACCATGTCTGCGCCTTCGAGCATAGCCATGATCTCTTCACGGCTTTCTTCAGCAGCCTGCTGACCAACTTCCGGGTTTGCACCTGCACCGAGACCTTTCGTCAATTTTTCGCCAAGCTGCAAACGAGTTTCAGCTTCCGTTTTCACGAGAGCCTGTGCATCTGTATTGACAGCGATGAATTCTACACCTTTGAGATCAACTTCGATCATGCGATTGACAGCATTGTTACCTGCGCCGCCTGCACCGACTACTTTAATACTTGCAGGTTGTTCCTGCATAATCATGTTCATGTCCGCCATTAAAAATACCCCCTAAAATTTACGCTCAAAATCGAATCTTCCATTCAAATCGCAACAGCACAAAACACGGCAGACATAGCAAGCTTTCCGCCTTATTTCCTATACTGACTTGTCCAAAGGAAGATACTATTACCACATTGACATATTTATGTATTATTATAGCACAAAGCTTCTCTGTTGTGCAATTACTGATTTTGACTTTCTCATAGGAAAATCGGCCTCGCACCACTTAGCAAAGCCGATTTCCCTTTCACGATATTATTTTGTTGCCAAACGGTTGACCGCACTGATGAGCGCGTGGATCGAAGCAGTCGTGATGTCTGTGTCGATACCTGCCCCCCAGACGATGTCGCCGTCTGTTGCCTGCAAGCTGACATACGCAACAGCCGAACTTGTCTGCTGACCTTGTTCCATCGCGTGTTCCGCATACGTCAGATTGCCGTACCGAATACCAAGATGTTCCTTGATCGCATTACCGACAGCGTCGAAACGACCATTCCCTTTACCTTTGATATTGCATTTTTCTCCATTGACGATAAGCTCAAGCGCAACTTCGATACCGTCTTGTTTTTCAACATGATAATCAACCAGCTCGATCGGAGATTTGATGTTGACATAACGTGTATGGAAGATGTCGCAGATCTCTTCCGGCATCAATTCCTTATGCTGGTGATCGGATACGCTCTTCACGGCATAACCGAAATCTTCTCTCATCTTCGGCGGCATTACGATGCCATAATTCTGTTCCATGAGATAACCGATACCGCCTTTGCCCGACTGGCTGTTGATACGGATAACGTCGCTTTCGTATTCACGTCCGACATCTTTCGGATCGATCGGCAGATACGGTACTGTCCAATGCTGACAATCGACCTCTTCACGCCATTTCATGCCTTTTGCGATAGCGTCCTGGTGCGATCCCGAGAATGCGGCAAAGACGAGCTTGCCTGCATACGGCTGACGTTCATATACGCGCATCTTGTTCATTTTTTCATAGATCTCTACGACCTTCGTCATATCGGAGAAGTCGAGCTTCGGATCGACACCGTGCGAGAAAAGGTTCATCGCGATCGTCACGATATCGGCGTTGCCTGTACGTTCCCCGTTACCAAAGAGTGTACCTTCCACACGGTCGGCACCTGCCAAAAGTCCCATCTCCGTATCGGCTACGGCACAGCCGCGGTCATTGTGCGGATGGAGCGAAACGATGACATTTTCACGATATTTCATATTTGCGCACATATATGCGATCTGGCTTGCATAGACGTGCGGCATCGACATAGATACTGTAGCAGGCAAGTTGATGATGACTTTTTTCTCCGGTGTCGGCTGCCATACATCGAGGACAGCGTTACATACATCGAGTGCAAAGTCGATTTCCGTACCCGTGAAGCTCTCGGGAGAATATTCAAAGAGATATTCACCTTTGGCTTTGGCCGCTTCTTCTTGGAGGAGCTTCGCCCCGGCAACAGCGATCTCAATAATCTCTTCTTTTGACTTGCGGAATACTTGTTCACGCTGTGCGACCGATGTCGAGTTGTACAGATGGACAACGGCTTTTTTGATACCTTTGAGCGCTTCGAATGTCTTACGGATAATATGTTCACGCGCCTGCGTCAAGACCTGCACCGTAACATCGTCGGGAATGAGATCATCTTCGATCAAACGACGTAAAAATTCATATTCCGTTTCCGATGCGGCAGGGAAACCGACTTCGATCTCTTTGAATCCGATCTTGACTAAGAATTGGAAGAACTCCAATTTTTCTTCCAAACTCATCGGAATGATAAGCGACTGATTACCATCACGCAGATCGACACTGCACCAGATCGGAGCTTTCTCTACATACTCTTTCTGTGCCCAGCTCATATCAACGACAGGCGGCATAAAATAACCTCTTTTATATTTCTGATAATTTTTCATTACGCAAACCTCATTTCTGTTTTTCAAAATAAAAAAGTCTTTCATCTCCTAAGAGACGAAAGACTTTACTCTCACGTGTTACCACTCTACTTCGTATTCCGAAGAATACGCACTCTACCGGATACGGACTTATTCAGCCTTATATCCTCCCACGCTAACGGTTGGGCTCCGTCGCCACCTACTTTTTTCATTTCAGCGCGCTACTTCAAGGTGAGTTCCGATTTCTTCGGCAACTGTTTCGCATCGACCAACAGCTTTCTGTTTGCCTCCCAAAATCATACTATTCCTCTGCAACGTATTTATGTGATATCCTTTATGGTTTACATCTTAACACTTTTTCGAAGGGTTTGCAAGTATTTTATTTACCCAAAAAATATCTTCTGATAATGGCAAGGTTCTGGAAAATACGAATACCGAACGCTAAAAGCGCGACCATATAGAGGTCGATGCCCAGTCGCTCGCCAATAAATACGAGCACAGCCGCCAATAGCGCATTCGTGAAGAACCCTGTAATAAATACCGTGTCGTTAAATCTGCCCTCCGTACGGGCACGCA is drawn from Selenomonadales bacterium and contains these coding sequences:
- the sigE gene encoding RNA polymerase sporulation sigma factor SigE gives rise to the protein MRLGIIKSDGVYYVGSAEVLPPPLKREEEDELLFRMQAGDNSVRSIFIERNLRLVVYIARKFENTGIGIEDLVSIGTIGLIKAVNTFDPLKKIKLATYASRCIENEILMYLRKNHKLRSEVSLDEPLNIDWDGNELLLSDVLGTENDLIARTVEEEADKKFLREAMQKLSPRDQLIMRMRFGLGKDGEERTQTEVAEQIGISQSYISRLEKRIIRRLRKEFMRAE
- a CDS encoding sigma-E processing peptidase SpoIIGA; this encodes MVIYWDILLFFNVVVNGLILFLTSVAVGIRASWLRIWLGAFAGGCYVLADGTLIPQDILVRGFVSFLLIFIVFGYRSWRAFLFATAVFYLVSFVIGGAVLGWLSIGQNMLTGHILPAFSEVSSGILIGASVVFFCLRRSMERAGRAPYFVRVTAICEGRRDTFEGLIDTGNLLASPIRRTPVIVVEKHAIPSLLGKASRYFDMRKECEWVRDLAFCDDVLWQKRLSLSSYQTIDGAGHMLVGIRVDEVLIEAGGVRYHANDCIVAVTDSKLSADGRYEAIVPSRLLAEGETVKGERTWVS
- the ftsZ gene encoding cell division protein FtsZ encodes the protein MADMNMIMQEQPASIKVVGAGGAGNNAVNRMIEVDLKGVEFIAVNTDAQALVKTEAETRLQLGEKLTKGLGAGANPEVGQQAAEESREEIMAMLEGADMVFITAGMGGGTGTGSAPVIASCAKELGALTVAFVTKPFSFEGKKRKLQAEEGIARLKECVDAIIVIPNDRLLQVSEKRTTLKDAFNISNDVLRQGVQGISDLIAVPGEINVDFADVKSVMKETGSALMGIGLASGDDAAVKAAEAAIKSPLMETSISGARGILFNITGSANLGIFEVTAAAEVVQSIADPEANIIFGTSIDDTLEDAVKVTVIATGFDTDNPANIAKPVITSFDRNKANSDLKVPDWMKAKK
- a CDS encoding 2-isopropylmalate synthase is translated as MKNYQKYKRGYFMPPVVDMSWAQKEYVEKAPIWCSVDLRDGNQSLIIPMSLEEKLEFFQFLVKIGFKEIEVGFPAASETEYEFLRRLIEDDLIPDDVTVQVLTQAREHIIRKTFEALKGIKKAVVHLYNSTSVAQREQVFRKSKEEIIEIAVAGAKLLQEEAAKAKGEYLFEYSPESFTGTEIDFALDVCNAVLDVWQPTPEKKVIINLPATVSMSMPHVYASQIAYMCANMKYRENVIVSLHPHNDRGCAVADTEMGLLAGADRVEGTLFGNGERTGNADIVTIAMNLFSHGVDPKLDFSDMTKVVEIYEKMNKMRVYERQPYAGKLVFAAFSGSHQDAIAKGMKWREEVDCQHWTVPYLPIDPKDVGREYESDVIRINSQSGKGGIGYLMEQNYGIVMPPKMREDFGYAVKSVSDHQHKELMPEEICDIFHTRYVNIKSPIELVDYHVEKQDGIEVALELIVNGEKCNIKGKGNGRFDAVGNAIKEHLGIRYGNLTYAEHAMEQGQQTSSAVAYVSLQATDGDIVWGAGIDTDITTASIHALISAVNRLATK
- a CDS encoding small basic family protein: MILPILGLCIGLVIGMTMPYGIPAEYSKLMSVALLASLDSVFGGLRARTEGRFNDTVFITGFFTNALLAAVLVFIGERLGIDLYMVALLAFGIRIFQNLAIIRRYFLGK